gcttgaggaatggaggcatctgctggagggatctaaatttccagttatcatatacactgatcacaagaatctctcctatctccagtctgcccaaagactgaaccctcgccaggccaggtggtcgttgttctttgcccgttttaactttgaaattaattttcgccctgctgacaagaacattagggccgatgctctctctcgttcttctgatgcctctgaagtagaggtctctccgcaacacatcattcctccggactgtctgatctccacttctccagcctccatcacgcaaactcctccagggaagaccttcgtttctccacgtcagcgtctcgggattctcaaatggggacactcctcccatctcgcaggccatacgggcatcaaaaaatccttgcaactcatctcttgtttttattggtggccgactctggagacggatgttgttgattttgtgcgggcctgtactgtctgtgcccgggataagactcctcgccagaagcctgctggcctccttcatcctctgcccgttcccgaacagccttggtcacagattggtgtggactttattacagacttgccctcatcccatggcaacacagttgtttgggtggtcgttgatcgattttccaagatggcacattttattcctcttcctggtcttccttcagcgcctcagttggcaaagcatttttttgtacacatttttcgccttcacggtttgcccacgcatatcgtctcggatagaggcgtccaattcgtgtctaaattctggagggccctctgtaaacagctcaagattaaattaaacttctcttcttcttatcatccccaatccaatgggcaagtagaaagaattaatcaggtcctgggtgactatttacggcattttgtttcctcccgccaggatgactgggcagatcttctaccatgggccaaattctcatacaacttcagagtctccgaatcttctgccaagtccccatttttcgtggtgtacggccgtcaccctcttccccccctccctacttccttgccctctggtttgcccgctgtggatgaagtgactcgtgatctttccaccatatggaaagagacccaaaattctcttttacaggcttcatcccggatgaaaagatttgccgataagaaaagaagaactccccccatttttgctcccggagacaaggtatggctctctgctaaatatatccgctttcgtgtccccagttacaaactgggaccacgctatcttggtcctttcaaagtcttgtgccagatcaaccctgtctcttacaaactccttcttcccccttctcttcgtattcccaatgccttccatgtctctcttcttaaaccactcattattaaccgcttctctcccaaacttgtttctcccactcctgtatccggttcttctgacgtcttctccgtgaaggagattctggcctccaagacagtcagaggaaaaaatttttttttggtggattgggaaggctgtggtccagaagagagatcctgggaacctgaggacaacatcctagacaaaagtttggtcctcaggttctcaggctccaagaagagggggagacccaaggggggggtactgttatgccgagcgctccgggtcccctctcctccccggagaactcgcaacttcctcgcatttgcagcgccccagtcagacctgctgaccgggtgcgctgcaatgtctctctcagccgggatgcgattcgtgatgcgggaggcgcccgctcgcgatgcgcatcccggctcccgtacctgactcgctccccgtcggtcttgtcccggcgcgcgcggccccgctccttagggcgcgccgggtctctgcaatttaaagggccactgcgccactgattggcgcagcaggcttaattagtgtgctcacctgtgcactccctatttatacatcacttcccctgcactcccttgccggatcttgttgccattgtgccagtgaaagcgttcccttgtgtgttcctagcccgtgttccagacctcctgccgttgcccctgactacgatccttgctgcctgccctgaccttctgctacgtccgaccttgctcttgtctactcccttgtaccgcgtctatcttcagcagtcagagaggttgagccgttgctggtggatacgacctggttgctaccgccgctgcaagaccatcccgctttgcggcgggctctggtgaataccagtagcaacttagaaccggtccaccaacacggtccacgccaatccctctctggcacagaggatccacctccatccagccgaatcgtgacaaccgttatataggggggggggggggggaagtgctgcggtaaaaaaaaaaaggcaaatcgcagcaccctgaacccctaatagggcccgtgTCTCACTAAAAAAAACTGcagaggacccttggggacccattagggggtcagggggggatttttttttacattttttactttttttaaaactttttacccTATCTTTCCCTGAGCTGtgttctttccctgatctatgaggggcttcttttcttctgtgggggctccgatcttgGCAGAGGGGGAGGATCCCTGGCTTCCACCAgcaggggtgcctgctgatcgatatctcGGTCCCTGCGCGGTCCGTACATGtaggtcatgggtccttaagtaccagccctatgacgtaccggtactacatgtgtcctgaagaggtaaaTTGTGAACATCAATACTTTGACAAAAAAGATCGTTTTCTTCTGTCTGGCTTCCTCACCTACTTTTTTGATCCTTCCAACAACCTGAAGCCACAAATCTGATGCCaatttctccttctttcacccacctccatcaccgggtactggtattaacctcaaccaccccactctaccaaagtgtaccaaagtgcacggcaacgccaacgtgtggagctataATTAtcgtcagggacaatacacaatacatgtcctttacggcccactgggtgaatgtggttcctgcacagccacaacagcaacttggacaggtcacgccgcttccgcctccatgctctcaggccgctggtcctgcaacagtgtgtgactctgcctcctcatcctccaccgtgtcccatagtcaccccaaggagaactcgtctgtccgtgaaatatgtggagagactgacctttgtgaagattaatcaggcatggatcctccaggatttccacccaccaatgcctgatgcatcagagcagatcgaccatggtgccacaccaacacttcacaaataaggatagtgccaaacagatttaaggcactgctccctattacaaacattcctctgcatcagaccttttttcacccaccttcatcactgagtactggtattgccaccgcaccactctgtcaccgggtcactttcaggactcctgatgctgctgctgccacctccaggctgtctcattcagccactatatcttctcctcatgcttcagcaaactcgtggctgtgccattctgccactatagggTCAtcccatgcttcaccacctccaggctgtgccattccgacactgtatggtcttcttattcttcagccaactctaggctgtgccattcagccaatatatgatctcctcatgcttcagccacctccaggctgtgccgttcatacactatatggtctcctcatcctgcatgcaactccaggctgtgccattcagccactatatgttctattcatgctgccgccaactccaggctgtgccattcagccactatatggtctctttatgctgccacaaactccaggcagtcattcagccactatatggtctcctcatattgatgccacctccaagctctgtcattgtgctgccatgtgactccttgttaaatttggtcctttgtacccacacaccggggcccgggacactaaaacttggtagttaaaatttctatttcaaaatcctcaatttcaaattctaaatcttaaatgtaaaaatcttaaatttcaatggtctcctcatgcttctgccaactccaggctgtgcctttcagacacgatatggtatcctcatgcttctgccaactccaggctatgccattcagacactatatggtctcctcatgcttcagccaaccccaggttgtgccattcagccacaacatggtctcttcatgattcagccactccagactgtgtcatttatttctaaattaatcttttaatcttagggattgtgatgccctagtgtctactcatgctgctgccagtcattcagcaactatatggtctcatcatgctgccaaaacctccacactgtatcattcagccactatatggtctcctcatgctgcctacacctccacgatgtgtcattcagccactatatggtcttctcatgctgccaacacctccaagctgtgtcattcaaccactatatggtctcttcatgctgccaacacctccacgctgtgtcaaccagccactatatggtgtcctcatgctgccaaatcctccatgctgtgtcattcagccactatatggtctcctcatgctgccaaaacctccacgctgtgtcattcagccactatatggtctcctcatgctgccaacacctccatgctgtgtcaaccagccactatttggtgtcctcatgctgccaacacctccaagctttgtcattcagccactatatggtctcctcatgctgcctacacctccacgatgtgtcattcagccactatattgtctcatcatgctgccaaaacctccacactgtatcattcagccattatatggactcctcatgctgcctacacctccacgctgtgtcattcagccactatatggtcttctcatgctgccaacacctccacgctgtgtcattcagccactatatggtatcctcatgctgccaaggcctctacgctgtgtcattcagccactatatggtctcctcatacttgtgccaccaccaggctctgtcattgtgttgctctgctgcagtgattctaaaagtgatgcctgtaatctgtatgtcatactgaataacagtattatttcacaaccccagcacactccatatgcgtgttagaacacagcaaagtgttctaaacaCCTATTGagttggccagaaatagccattttaaaatatagatttgccacgatcgaaccaaattttttcaaaaaatttggctaATCggtcgaatcgaatttttcaaaagctcgctcatctctaatgacaatatatatataaatgtaattcAGAAAATAATTATTTGACAATAAAGATAGTTTACTGAAAACAGTGCATATATGATATTAAGGTCCATTTCTCTGGCATACAAGAGGTCCACCCAGGGTCGGTACAAGGATTTTTGTCCACAGGGGCAAAGGTGCATTTTTTTGACCCCTTCTCTGGCGAGATGTCATGGCTTAGCCTGGTTTGGCAGCACCCGAGGCAAGGCAGTGTACTGTGCATCCCCGGCCTGTAAATGTCAGAGAATGGTGATCCATCACAGCTTACCAGAAGCTTACACAGAATTTTCTCATGAGTTGGGGTTTAAATACATGACAATGCCTTCATATTAGAACAACATATCCCTACTGcactgactaaataataccagcatactctTACTAAATCTAAATCACTATATGGAAACCAAAGTTCATAAAAGTTAATAAGCATAAATATATCTAAAAATAAAGAAtagataaaaaagtaaaaataggatAGCTCTGGTTGATATATATCACCACATGGGTCAGGTCCTATGCCATGCATGTTGCTTTATCATTATTTAGAATCTCTTGGAGAACTGTTATATTATCAGAATAGGGGGAAATGCGTAGGGGTTTATTCAAGTTGTGTATCATTGAGAATTCTTTTTATCTATTGTGTAGAATATATTTAGATTCAGTCATTTTCTTTTTGTTAGTGATGATACACCATTATTCAAGTGACAATTGGGAGTAGGATCAACTCTCAGAGGATTAACTATTGAAGTTCACATAGGGGGTGCTCTTATTAGAAGTTTATCGCTATATCTCAATGCAgatgcagtggtccctcaagttacaatattaatcggttccaggacgaccattgtatgttgaaaccattgtatattgagaccaaaactctatggaaacctggtaattggttgtggagcaaccaaaatgtcatccaaaaataggaaaaggtgaggattaaagaaaaataagttgaaaactaatatagataaagcaaatccttacatataaaagtaagaaagatctgctagaAGCTGCaatcacggtctatgtcagtgtttcccaaccagggtgcctcagtttttgcaaaactacaactcccagcatgcccggacagccgttggctgtctgggcgtgctgggagttgtagttttgcaacagctggaggcaccctggttgggaaacaacggtttatgtagaggacaggagcttcttcagggtcctatacagtacacacattgtcccaaatggagccaaccttacttggtgtccaaaggagcagttaaccctggcacaggtaaggagtagtaaggaacttgtagttcctccttgtactgtagggggcgcttccAGATAGCCATTCAGTGCTTGTACTTcactaatagaggtgatttaccagtaaaatgccaattctgattggtcagttcctccagttgtgacacgtttcacagatctgtagcattgtatgttgagtctggtttcaagttacaatggtccagaaaagaccattgtatgttaaaactattgtatgttgatgccattgtaagttgagggatcactgaacTACACTTCTATACTTTTAGCTTGGTGATAACAGCAAGACGTTTTGTTCAGATTCCCGGGGTTTGGAGTACTCCACTCCTTGACTATCGATTATGATACTATTCTCTGGAGCATTACCCTCCACTAActtattaaattttatttattttttactatgtaTTGATTCACGTTTTTAATGCATATCTGAAATTTAAGGTAAGGTATACATTAAAAGGGTAATTTTTTTCTTGCGTTGAGGAAACATACAACACCTGTTTCGCCCACGCATAGTTTTGTCCACATCTACCTAAATTTTCTATATTAATTCAAGGTTGTCTGATAACAGCTCTGATGCTTCTATTGCATGTAAAGCTCTATTTTTACATGGTTAGTTGAGGATATATAAGCAGCACAAACCCTCTGTATGCTCCACTTATCACTATGGCATTTCTGTGGCTTCTGTCCTGCCTTGCCCTATTAGGGGGTAGCTATGGTAAGTAGCGTCATAGCTTTATTACAGTCTTTTATGGAGATTACTAGTTCATTAAATTGATATTTATTATTTACTCATTCCTCAGGCTGCGGTGTGCCAAGCATCAAGCCAATCGTTTCTGGTTATGCCAGGGTTGTGAATGGTGAGAATGCAGTTTCTGGTTCATGGCCATGGCAGGTGTCTCTGCAGGTACTGATTTCATATCCTATCCAATTTACTTGTTTTTACCTTATTAAAGTGTTGTAGAGAATGAACATGTACTGTATTAACTTGATACATGGTAATACATTCTTGCCACTCTCCATACTCAGCACTTATgcccatgttatagagcaggaggagctgagcagattgatggtTTAATGAGAACAGTTCTacaataacttgtcatttattcatttaAATTCTGCCCTTTTTGGCCATGTAGTCAAGTGACCTGTCCTAATCTCTTTATATGCACAAGATATCTTGGAATTTTACTACAAAACTGTATcaacctgctcagctcctcctgctctataacatgatggctGCAGGTTGGGCTGGATTTCGCTTTAACTGCCCTTAGAATGTAGAACTGATGATTTATTTCTCATTAAACATCAATTGAGGAAACTTTTATATATGTCCTTGTATATTGGGAATTCTGAAATAGTATATGTTAATGTAAAAGCTTTATGTTCTTTCTATTGATTTGATTACATATCTATAGGACAACACTGGATTCCACTTCTGCGGCGGTTCTCTGATCAACAGTCTCTGGGTCGTCACTGCTGCTCACTGTGGTGTCACGTAAGTCATGTATACCTTAGTTAATAGTATAGCAAGGAATCAATATAACACTGTCTATTGTCCATACTTCAATATTGTGACTAATATTGCTATTATCAAGTGTGTTTgacattggagaactggagatctCATGAATGTCCTATTACACAAGAAAACTTATTGAAGATGCTAAAATATTTGTTCATCTTTATAAACAGAACCTCCCACCGTGTCATTCTGGGTGAATATGACCGTTCCTCCAGTGCTGAGCCTATTCAGACCAAGACCATTTCCAGGGTAAGCAGAAAATGTAGAAATATGTTCTTTAAATGTGTTTATTTTGCCTCATTTTATAAGAAGTGATTTTATGGCATATTATTTGACAGGTCTTCAGACACCCCAGCTACAGCTCCTTCACCACTGCCAATGACATCACTCTTCTGAAGCTCAGCAGCGCCGCTTCTTTCAATAACCGTGTGGCTCCTGTGTGCATCGCTGCTAGTGCTGATGTATTCAATGGAGGAGAGAGATGTGTTACCACCGGATGGGGCTACGTCAATGCTGCAAGTAAGTAAATGCTTGACAATACAGATGTTACAAATGTTATCCTGCAGGTCTATGTAGACCCTTATTTGGCACAACTTGCAACCTAATGTAGCGAGGCATAACACAATCTCACTATGATCTCCATAATTCTGGAAAAGATATGTATCTAGTGCTTAAATGTTGTTTTAACTCTTAGCACAAACAACCCCAAGCAAACTGCAGCAGGTGTCTCTGCCTCTTCTGAGCAATACCGAATGTCAGAGATACTGGGGAACCAAGATCCAGAACACCATGATCTGCGCTGGAGCATCTGGAGCTTCCTCCTGCATGGTATGAAATTACATATCTCTAGTCATGTCCTGTCTAATATTTACTTTAGTCACTTATTTGTAAATATTACAGCTATAGCCACAAATGTAATAGACAACAATAACATTTGAGATGTATTTTTGTTGCCTTCCTGAATCCTAGAGCAACAGTATCAGTTTATTTGCAATAAACATGTAATATGTATGGGTCAGTATCAGAGGAGGATCTCTGAGTCTTAACATATTTGGGTCTCCCATGCCTGTGTGTATGTTCAATGTAGCTATTGAATCTGACTACTCTGTGTACTAAGTCCATTAGTAGAACCCATTATGTAAGTATAAAAGGCgatagaattcaatctttcttgcatttttatttatacacatatttacTTAGTTATATACTTATTTTATTAACTCTAATTTTCAGGGTGACTCTGGTGGACCTCTTGTGTGCCAGAGAAATGGAGCTTGGACCTTGGCTGGTATTGTATCCTGGGGAAGTTCTACTTGCGCTACATCTTCTCCTGGAGTTTATGCTAGAGTTACAGTCcttagatcctggctggaccagaccGTTGCTGCTAACTAAATACTTACTATGGTTAATAAACTTTAATGTCAAATAAAAACTTTTAGTTTCCTATTACTTTATTTATCCTGTTacattataagaaaaaaaactattttgttttacttAGTTAAAGCAAAAGATTACCCATGTACATATACTAACCAAAACATCAGAGCTTAATCACAACCATAAATACCTACAAGTCACA
The sequence above is a segment of the Hyla sarda isolate aHylSar1 chromosome 6, aHylSar1.hap1, whole genome shotgun sequence genome. Coding sequences within it:
- the LOC130277765 gene encoding chymotrypsinogen A-like, encoding MAFLWLLSCLALLGGSYGCGVPSIKPIVSGYARVVNGENAVSGSWPWQVSLQDNTGFHFCGGSLINSLWVVTAAHCGVTTSHRVILGEYDRSSSAEPIQTKTISRVFRHPSYSSFTTANDITLLKLSSAASFNNRVAPVCIAASADVFNGGERCVTTGWGYVNAATQTTPSKLQQVSLPLLSNTECQRYWGTKIQNTMICAGASGASSCMGDSGGPLVCQRNGAWTLAGIVSWGSSTCATSSPGVYARVTVLRSWLDQTVAAN